One Xylocopa sonorina isolate GNS202 chromosome 18, iyXylSono1_principal, whole genome shotgun sequence DNA segment encodes these proteins:
- the LOC143431499 gene encoding uncharacterized protein LOC143431499, with protein MAARLVASSLWKQSWNYNDNEIRTIIKNAFLLQNYVPSDGFVKIIERISPIKRSKSIMFSHSYRMMHPKGLYYSSNYMSTSDKNVREETIIFMQRRLAVGLLLLFKQEPQSPEAVIMDCLINAKEEAAEMADLRYLLTN; from the exons ATGGCGGCAAGATTGGTGGCatcatctctgtggaaa CAAAGTTGGAACTATAACGATAATGAAATACGTACAATCATTAAAAATGCGTTTCTATTACAAAACTATGTCCCAAGTGATGGGTTCGttaaaataattgaaagaatTTCTCCGATTAAACGATCAAAGTCAATAATGTTCTCACACTC ATATCGGATGATGCATCCCAAAGGACTTTATTATTCAAGCAACTACATGTCTACATCGGATAAGAATGTCAGAGAAGAAACTATAATATTCATGCAACGAAGACTAGCGGTTGGCCTATTATTACTATTCAAACAAGAGCCGCAGAGTCCTGAAGCAGTAATAATGGATTGTTTAATCAACGCCAAAGAGGAAGCTGCAGAAATGGCTGATCTACGTTATCTCCTTACAAATTGA